A region of the Paracoccaceae bacterium genome:
GCCATCGCGGCCACCGCCGAGGCGGCGAAGGGCATTGCGGAGGTCTTCACGCCGAACGCGACGCGGCGGATGGAGCTTGGCGCCGAGGCCCAGTCGGCGGCGCTGCGGCAGTTCGGGGTGGAGTTCACCAATGCGCCCGCGGGCTGGTTCGACCGTTTCGTGAACGGGCTGAACCGCCTGCCGCGTCCGATGCTTGCCTTCGGGACCATGGGCCTGTTCGTCTATGCCATGGCCGATCCCGCGGGCTTCGGCGCGCGGATGGTCGGGCTGAATGCGGTGCCGGAACCGCTGTGGTGGCTGCTGGCTGCGGTGGTCGGGTTCTACTTTGGCGCGCGCGAGGCGCATTACTTCCGGATGCGGCCGGTGGCCGCCCCTGCTGCCGCGGCGCCCGAGGTTCCGGAACCGGGCAATCCCGCGCTCGACGACTGGCGGCAGGCGCGCGGCTAGGCTCAGTCGTCGGAAACCGTGGCGGAGGTGCTGCCTGTCGTGGGGGGCAGGCGGCGCGCGGCCAGCCAGGACAGCGCCGCCATCGCGGCCGCCGTCCCAAGGCAGGCGGGCAGGCCGCCGATCTGGTAGCTGACCCCCGACAGAAGCGTGCCCGCCAGACGACCCGCTGCATTGGCCATGTAGTAGAACCCGACGTCCATCGTGACCCGTTCGGTGCTCGTGAACGCCAGGATCAGGTAGGAATGCAGCGCCGAGTTCACGGCAAACACAAAGCCGAACAGCATCAGGCCCGCGATCAGCGTGGCGGTCAGCCAGCCGGTCGGGCCTGCGGCAAGCACCGCGGCCAGCGCCAGGATCGCGGGTATCGCGGCCAGGATGCCCACCCACAGGGCGGCCGCGCGGGCAAGATCCGCCGTGCCCGAAAGGATGCGCGGCGCTGCCGCCTGCACGGCGCCATATGCGATGATCCACGCGGCCATGAAGCCGCCGATCAGGAAGAACGCTGCGCGGCGCCCGTCATCCGTGCCGTCTGACAGGATCGACTGGAAATAGACGGGGATGCCCACGACGAACCACACGTCGCGCGCCCCGAACAGGAACATCCGCGCCAGCGACAGGCGGTTCACACGCGCGTCCGTCGACCAGACCTGGCTGAGCTTTGCCTCCTTGCGGCCTGCGGGCAGGCCGGAGGGCATGAACAGCACCACCCCCAGCAGGATCGTGGCAAGAACGGCGGCCATCGCAAGAACCGCAGGCACGAAGCCGGCCGTTGCCAGCAGGACCGCACCGACGAAGAACCCCGCCCCCTTCACCGCGTTCTTTGATCCCGTCAGGATCGCCACCCAGCGGAAAAGCGCGCCTTCGCCGGGTGCCAGAACCTTGACGGCGGATTTCGAGGACATCTTGGCCAGATCCTTGGCCACCCCCGATGCGCCCTGCACCACCATCACGAAGCCGACCGACGCCGCAACCGACCAGGAGGGATCGAGCTGCGACAGCGCCAGCAGCGCCGCCACCTGCAGGCCCAGCCCGGCGTAAAGCGTGGTTGTCAGGCCGAAGCGCGCGGCGATCCAGCCCGCGCAGAGATTGGTCACGATGCCCGCGATCTCGTAGAGCAGAAATAGCCAGGCCAGTTGCACCGGTGTGAAGCCGAGCGCGTTGAAGTGCAGCAACACCAGCATGCGCAGTGCGCCGTCCGAAAGCATGAAGGCCCAGTAGGCTGCGGTTACTGCCCCATAGGCCGCCAGAGGCCGAGACAGTTTCACAGCGATGCCGCCACCATCCGGGTCACATCCACCAACCGGCAGGCGTAGCCCCATTCATTGTCGTACCAGGCGAATATCTTCACCTGCGTGCCGTTCGTCACCATGGTCGAGGCGGCATCGACAATCGCCGATCGCGGGTCGTTCAGGAAGTCGGACGAGACAAGCGGGCGGTCTTCGTACCCTAGAATCCCCTCCAGCGGCCCCTCGGCTGCCGCCCGCAGCAGGGCGTTGACCTCTGCCTCGGTCGTCGGGCGCCGCACCTCGAACACGCAGTCGGTGAGCGAGGCATTCAGCAGCGGCACCCGCACCGCATGACCGTTCAGGCGGCCCTTCAATTCCGGATAGATCAGCGTGATCGCGGTGGCCGATCCGGTGGTCGTCGGGATCAGGTTGACCAATGCAGAGCGCGCGCGCCGCATGTCCTTGGCCGGACGGTCCACGATGGTCTGGGTATTCGTGACATCGTGGATCGTGGTGATCATGCCGTGTTCGATCCCGAGGGTTTCATGGATGACCTTGACCACCGGCGCGAGGCAGTTCGTGGTGCATGAGGCGGCGGTGACGATGCGGTGCCGTGCGGCGTCGTAGAGGTGGTGGTTGACCCCGTAGACGAGGTTGAGCGCATCGCCGTCCTTGACCGGGGCCGACACCACGGTCTTGCGCACGCCCGCCCCGAAATAGGGTTCGATCCGTGCGCCGGTCTTGAAGACGCCGGTGCAGTCGACCACCAGGTCGATGCCTGCCAGCGGCATCGCCTCGATGGTCCGTTCCGCCGTCAGGCGCATCCGGTGGCCGGCAATCGTCAGGGCCTCGGCATCGTGCCCGATGTCACCCCGCCAGCGGCCATGGATCGAATCGAATTCCATCAGCAGGGCATGCTGTTCAGGCGTGCCGGACGGATCGTTCAGCAGCGCGACATCGTGGTGCAGCCCTTCGTCGACCATGCGGCGAAGCACGAGTTTCCCGATGCGGCCAAGGCCGTTGATGGCAATGCGCGGCATTTCAGGTCCTTTCCGGCTAGGCTTGGCTGCGGCCGATGGCGTCGACACGCTCCTGCAGGGCGAGCTTGGTCAGTTCGGCAACCGGCAACGCGGTGAAGGCGATGATCCGGCGGCGCAATTCGCCATAGACCCTGGCGAAGGCCAGCGCCTTCTCGGCCTCGGTCCCCTCGGCCTTGACCGGATCAGGCATCCCCCAATGGGCGGTGATGGGCTGTCCTGGCCAGGGCGGGCAGGCCTCGTTCGCGGCCGCGTCGCATACCGTGAAGACGAAATCGAGCCGGGGCGCCTCCGCGCCCTGGAACTCGGACACGTTCTTGGCCCGAAGGCTGGATGTGTCGTGCCCGTTCCTTGCCAGCACCTCGAGCGCGAAGGGGTTCAGTTCGGACCGTGGCCGGGTGCCCGCCGAATGTGCCGCAAACCGGCCCTGACCGAGGTCGCGCAGCAATGCTTCGGCAAAGATCGAGCGGGCCGAGTTGCCCGAGCAGATGAAGAGGGCGTGGAACGGTTCGGACATCGCGGTTTTCCCCAACGGTGTGGATGTGAGGCCGGGAAGGCACAGGTCGGCCCGGCCCCGGCAGCAGTCGTCATACAGGAAACCGATCAGCGCACCGGCCATGGCCACTTCGGCATGGTACAGCACCAGACGGCCGCTTCGCTCCGAACCGATCAGCCCCGCGCCTTCAAGCGCCGCCAGATGCGCCGACAGCGTTGACGGCGCGACGCCCAGCACCCCCGCAATCTCGCCCGCCCGCACGGCCTGCGGCGCGCGCCGCATCAGCATGCGCAGGATTTCCAGCCGGTTTTCGTGTCCGAGAACGGCGAAGAGCGCCGCTGCCTGCATCGTTTCCATAATTCACGAAATAACGAAATATCGACAGTCCTGCCAGTGAATGTTTTGCGACACCGGGAACGAAAACGGGGGCCCGAAGGCCCCCGTGCCACTGCGATTTGCCTGGCGTCAGCGCTGCGCGATATCGACGTAGTCGCGCTTGGGGGCGCCGATGTACAACTGCCGGGGCCGACCGATCTTCTGGTTCTTGTCGGCGATCATCTCTTTCCACTGGGCGATCCAGCCGACGGTCCGGCTGACCGCAAAGATCGGCGTGAACATGGAGGTCGGGAAGCCCATCGCCTCGAGGATGATGCCCGAATAGAAGTCGACATTCGGATAGAGCTTCTTCGAGATGAAGTATTCGTCGGAAAGCGCGATCCGCTCCAGTTCCTTGGCGACCTGAAGCAGCGGGTTGTTCTCGACGCCCAGCAGGCCCAGCACTTCGTCCGCCGATTCCTTCATGACCTTGGCGCGCGGGTCGAAGTTCTTGTAGACCCGGTGGCCGAAGCCCATCAGCCGGAAGCCCGAATTCTTGTCCTTCGCCTTGGCGATGTATTCCGGAATGCGGTCGACGGTGCCGATCTCGCGCAGCATTTCCAGACAGGCCTGGTTGGCGCCCCCGTGGGCGGGGCCCCAGAGGCAGGCGATGCCGGCGGCGATGCAGGCAAAGGGGTTGGCCCCCGAAGAACCGGCCAGGCGCACGGTCGAGGTCGAGGCGTTCTGCTCGTGGTCGGCGTGCAATGTCATGATCCGGTCCATGGCCTTGGCCAGGACGGGGCTCACGACATATTCCTCGCAGGGCACGGCAAAGCACATCCGCAGGAAGTTCGAGGCATAGTCGAGGTTGTTCTGCGGATAGACGAAGGGCTGGCCGATCGAATACTTGTAGGCCCAGGCGGCGATCGTCGGCATCTTGGCGATCATCCGGATCGCCGCGACCTCGCGCTGCCAGGGATCGTTGATGTCGGTCGAGTCGTGATAGAAGGCCGACATCGCGCCGACCACGCCCACCATGGTGGCCATCGGATGCGCGTCGCGCCGGAACCCGCGGAAAAAATACTGCATCTGCTCATGCAGCATCGTGTGGCGCGTCACGCGCTTCTCGAAATCCGCCATCTGCGCCGCGCTCGGCAGTTCGCCGTAGAGCAGCAGGAAGCAGGTTTCGAGGAACGACGACTTCTCGGCCAGCTGGTCGATCGGATAGCCGCGATAGAGCAGTTCACCCTTGTCGCCGTCGATGAAGGTGATCGTCGACTCGCAGGACGCGGTCGAGGTGAAGCCCGGATCGTAGGTGAAGACGTCGGCCTGCGCGTAGAGCTTGCCGATGTCCACCACGTCGGGCCCCAGCGAGGGTGATCTCATGGGCAAGTCATAGCTGGTGTCGCCGATGGTCAGCTTTGCGGTCTTGGTCTCGGCCATTGTCCGTCCCCTTCCGGTTTCCGCGCCCGTCCGGCCCCCGTGGTCGGACGACGAATTTCATTCGCGCGGGCGGACGGGCCGGCTATGCCGAGGCCTCGTCCAGCCGCGCCACCGTCTCGTCGCGCCCGATGACCAGCATCATGTCATAGACACTGGGTGTCGCCGTGCGTCCCGCTATCGCCGCCCGAAGGGGCGCCGCCAGTTTTCCGAACGCGAGTCCGTTCCGGGCTGCCGTTTCGGTCAGGATGGTCTCCAGCACTGGTTTCGTCCACTCTGCATTTTGCAGCTGCGGCGTCAAGGATTTCAGTATGCCACGGGATACCGAGTCAAGTGCGGACGCCGCCTGACCGTCGGGCCGAACCGGCCGAGACAGCAGGGCGAAATGCGCCTTATCAAGGAGTTCCGGGAAGGTCTTGGCACGCTCTTTCACCACCGGAAGCGCACGTGACAGGGTGTCGCGTGGCCCGTCGCCCAAGGGGGGCAGCCCGGCTGCGGCCATGTAGGCGACCAGTTCATGCAGCAGCGCAGCATTGTCCATGGCCGCAATGTGCAACCCGCAGATATGTTCGAGCTTGCGAAAGTCCAGCCGTGCCGGGGCGCGGCCGATGCCGGGCAGGTCGAACCATTCCATCGCCTGCGCGTCGGTGAAGAATTCGTCGTCGCCGTGGCTCCATCCGAGGCGCGCCAGATAGTTCCGCATCCCGGCCGCGGGATAGCCCTGCGCCTGATAGTCCCCCACCGCCGTCGCGCCGTGGCGTTTCGACAGTTTCTTGCCGTCCGGCCCGTGGATCAGCGGGATATGCGCCCAGACCGGCACCTCCCACCCCATCGCGTCATAGACCATCTGCTGGCGTGCCGCGTTGTTCAGGTGGTCGTCGCCCCGGATCACATGCGTCACGCCCATGTCGTGGTCGTCCACCACGACGGCCAGCATGTAGGTGGGTGTGCCGTCCGAACGTAACACCACCATGTCGTCCAGCTGATCGTTGCGGAATACCACACGGCCCTGCACGGCATCCATGATCACGGTTTCGCCCGCGCGCGGTGCCTTCATGCGGATCGCAAAGGGCGCGTCGGGCCAGGAGGACGGATCGGCATCGCGCCACGGACTCTGGAACAGGGTCGACCGGCCCTCGGCCCGCGCCGCCTCGCGGAACGCCTCGATCTCGTCCTGCGTCGAAAAGCAGCGATAGGCACGGTCGCGCGCCAGCATCGCATGGGCCACCTCGGCATGGCGATCCTTGCGCAGGAACTGGCTGACCGCCTCGCCGTCCCAGTCGAGGCCCAGCCACGCAAGGCCCTTCAGGATGGCGGCCGTTGCCTCGGGCGTGGACCTTTCGCGGTCGGTGTCCTCGATCCGCAGCAGGAACTTGCCGCCGCGGCCCCGGGCGAACAGCCAGTTGAACAGCGCGGTGCGTCCGCCGCCGATGTGCAGGTCGCCGGTGGGCGAGGGTGCAAAGCGCGTGACCACGGGGCGCGGGGCAGGGGTGTGGGCCATGTCGGGCGCCTTAACCTTTCGGAAACCATGAAGCCCGTAGGCTGCCCGAAGGTGTCTAGGCAAGGACGGGGGCAAGGGCAAGGTGGCGGCCCCGGATGTGATGATCGCGGGTGCGCAGCCGGGGTGGCAGTTCCGGTGGTGGATTGCGGCACCGCTGGCGGCGGCGCGCGGGCGGCTGTTTCCCTTCGTGCCGGTGCTGATCGGCTGCGGTGTCGGCCTCTGGTTCATGCTGCCCGCTGATCCCTCGCCGCGCGCGCTTGCGCTTGCCGGGGCGATCATGCTGGCGGGCGGGGTGATCGGCTGGCGCGGCGGCGACACCGCGGCACCGCTGGCAATTGCCGCGTTCTGTATCGCGGCAGGCTTTCTGGCGGCCGATCTGCGCGCCCGCATGGTCGACGCGCCGCGCCTGTCCTTCCGCTACTACGGCCCGGTCGAGGGCCGCATCGTGACCATCGACCGGTCGCAGGCCGACCGCACCCGCCTCACGCTTGATCGCGTGCGGCTTGCGGATGTGCCGCCCCGCCGCACACCCGCACGGGTGCGCGTGTCGCTGCACGGCGCGGCCGAGGGGCATGGCGATCTCTGGCCCGGCCAGGTGGTGATCCTGACCGCGCATCTTTCGCCGCCGGACGGGCCGGTGGAACCCGGCGGCTTCGATTTTCGCCGGATGGCCTATTTCGATGGGCTGGGGGCCGTGGGATATGCCCGGACGCCGGTTCTGGTCTGGGCCGATCCCGAGCCGGGCGAGGCGCGGGTGAACCGGCTGCGATCGACGATCCGCGCGGGGGTCGAGGCGCGTCTGCCGGGTGATTCGGGGGCATTCGCCGCGGCGCTTGTGACCGGCGACAGGGCAGGGCTGTCGCCCGCCGCGCTGCAGGCGCTGCGCGACTCGAACCTCGCGCATCTCCTGGCGATCTCGGGGCTGCACATGGGGCTGCTGGCGGCCTTCGTCTTTGCGGCCTTTCGCTGGGGCTTTGCGCTGATCCCGCCGCTGGCCCTGCGCATCAATGCCAAGAAGGTCGCGGCGGTCATCGCGCTGCTTGCGGGGGCGTTCTACCTGCTGCTGTCCGGCGGCAACGTGGCGACCGAGCGGGCCTATGTGATGGTGGCCGTGATGCTGGTGGCGGTGCTGTTCGACCGGCGGGCGCTGTCGTTGCGGTCGGTGGCGATTGCGGGCACGATCCTGCTGCTGTTGCAGCCCGAGACGCTGACCGAACCGGGCTTCCAGATGTCCTTTGCCGCCACCGTCGCGCTGATCGCGGGGTTCGGTGCGCTGCGCGGCCGGTTCTCGCAGCGGTCCTTGCCATGGTGGCTGGCGCCGCTGGCGATGACGCTGTTTTCCTCGATGCTTGCCGGTCTTGCCACCGCACCGGTCGCGGCGGCCCATTTCAACCGCATGGCGGACTATGGCCTGCTGGCCAACCTGCTGGCGGTGCCCGTGATGGGCATGCTGGTGATGCCGGCGGCCGTGGTCGCCGGGGTTCTGGCGCCGCTGGGGCTGGAGGGACTGCCACTTGCCGCGATGGATCTGGGCACGCGGTGGATCCTTGCGGTCGCGCATGGCGTGGCGGCGCTCGACGGTGCGGTGACCACGGTGCCCGTGCCACCGGGCTGGGTGCTGCCGGCGATGGCGCTTGGCGCGCTCTGGCTGATCGTCTGGCCGGGGTGGGCGCGGATCGTCGGCCTTGTCCCGGTCGCTGTCGCGGTGGCGGGCTGGGCCCTCGCCGAGCGCCCCGCGCTTCTGATCAGCGCGGACGGCGCCCTGCTGGGCCTGACGGGCGCCGAGGGGCGGGCCCTGTCCGCCGCGAAGGGCGCGGGTTTCGCCGCCCGGCAGTGGCTGGAAAACGACGGCGACCGCGCCACGCAGGCAGCGGCCGCAGCGCGCCCCGGGTTCGACGGCCCCGGCAATGAACGGAGCTTCCTGCTGGGAACCCTGAGGGGCCTGCACCTGACCGGCAAGGACGCGACGGCGCGCCTTGCGTCGGCCTGCGCGCGGGCCGATCTGGTGATCCTGCGCGGCGCGGCGACGGGCACACCGCCTGGCTGCCTGGTGATCGACGACCGGATGCGCGCCGAAACCGGTGCGATCGCGGCATGGGTCGATGGTGGTGGCCTTCACCTTCGGCCGACCGAGGGCGCGCGCCGCCGCTGGTCGCCCGCGCCGCGGCGGGATCAGTAGCTGCGGATCAGCCCGACAAGACGGCCCTGCACCCGCACCTTGTGGTCGGGCAGCACGCGCGTCTCATAGGCCGGGTTCGCCGCCTCGAGCGCGATCATGCCGCCGCGGCGGCGGAACCGCTTCAGTGTTGCCTCCTGATCCTCGATCAGGGCCACCACGATATCGCCGTTCTCGGCCGTGGACTGTTCGCGGATCACCACGATGTCCCCATCGTTGATCCCGGCCTCGATCATGGAGTCGCCCTTGACCTCGAGCGCGTAGTGGTTGCCTCGTCCGGTCAGCATCGAGCCCGGCACGGCCACATGATGCGACACTTCGGCAATCGCCTCGATCGGCACGCCCGCCGCGATCCGGCCCATCACCGGAAGCTCGGTGGCATGCACGGCCTGTACCGGCATGGCGCCGCGCGGGGTCTGCGGACGGTCGCCGTCGATCACCCGGGGGGTGAAGGCGGGGGCAGGGAAGGCCTTCGGCTGGAAACCGGGCCGTTCCATCGCCTCGGGCAGCTTCACGATCTCCAGTGCCCGCGCACGATGTGCAAGGCGCCGGATGAACCCGCGTTCCTCAAGCGCCGTGATCAGCCGGTGAATTCCCGATTTCGACCGCAGGTCGAGCGCATCCTTCATCTCGTCAAACGAGGGGGGCACGCCTTCGGCAGTCATCCGCTGGCGGATGAAATCCAGCAGTTCCAGTTGCTTGCGGGTCAGCATCGGCAGGGGTCCCCATGCATTGCAGAAAAGGGTTCGCCTGATGTTCTGCCCGTGTTCGCTCTTTGTGTCAAGTCTGCCGTGTCAGATCGGCAGGAATGTCACGGTTTCGCCGGCCAGGCGCGGCCCGTCGCCCGCCGGCCGGATCAACAGGGCATCGGCGCCTGCGAGCACCGACAGCAATGCCGAATCCTGCCGGGCATCGGGTGCGATGCCGGGCAGCCCGTCGCCAGGTTCGATCCGCGCCCGCATGTAATGCGTGCGCGGTCCGGTCGGGCCCACATCGGTCAGCAGCCGCGCCGCCTGCGGTCGCGGCAGGGGTGCGGGGTCGCCCTGCATCGACCGGATCAGCGGCAGCAGGAACAGCAGGCCGCAGACGATGGCGGACACCGGATTGCCGGGCAGGCCGAGCATCGCCGCGCCGCCCATGCGGCCGGCCATCAGGGGTTTGCCCGGCCGCATCGCCACCTTGTGAAACGACACCTCCATGCCCGCCGACTGTGCGACGCCCGCCACAAGATCGTGGTCACCGACCGAGGCGCCGCCGGTCGTCACGACCAGGTCGGCGCCCGCCGCCAGATCGAACACCGCCGCCAGCAGCGCCGGATCGTCGCGCGCCACCGGCAGCATCCGCACCACAGCGCCTTCAGCCTCGGCCATCGCCTTGAGGGCGAACGTGTTCGATGCAACGATCTGGTCGTCATGCGGCACCTCGCCCGGCATGACAAGCTCGTCTCCCGTGGCGATCAGCGCGACCACCGGGCGGCGCGCCACCGGCACCTCGGCCAGGTTCATCGCCGCCAGCAACCCGAGGTCGAGCGGTCGCAGACGCCGCGGTTCCACGGTGAATCCCTCGGTGAAATCCTGCCCGCGGGCGCGGATGTGGCGTGCGCCGTCGTGGTTCGCGCGGGCCGTGACGGTGTCGCCCGCAACCTCGGCATCCTCCTGGATCAGCACGGCCGTCGTCCCCTCGGGCACCGGGGATCCGGTGAACAGCCGGATCGCCTGTCCGGGCGCCAGCCGCCCGTCCCAGCGGCGCCCTGCGGCCGCGCGGCCGACGACGCGGAACGTGGCACCGGGCGCGACCGGGCCCGAAACCGCATAGCCATCCATCGCCGATGCGGCAAACGGCGGCTGGTCGCGCGTCGCGCTGACCGGGGCGGCAAGCCATCGCCCCGCGGCGCGTGCCAGCGGAATCCGTTCGATTTCCGTGCGCCGCGACAGTGCCAGAACCCGCGCCTGCGCCTCGTCCACCGGGATCATGGCGCCTCGAACCGGCCAGACTTGCCGCCGTCCTTCAGGACCAGCCGTATGCCCTCGATCACCATGCCCTTTTCCACGGCCTTGACCATGTCGTAGACGGTCAGGCAGGCCACCGACACGGCGGTCAGCGCCTCCATTTCCACGCCGGTCTGGCCACCGGTCCTGACCGTCGCCTCGACCTGCACGCCGGGCAGCGACGGGTCGGGAGAGAGGTCAAGCGCGACCTTCGTGATCGGCAGCGGATGGCACAGCGGGATGAGATCGGCGGTGCGCTTGGCCGCCATGATCCCGGCAAGCCGGGCCACCGCCAGCACGTCGCCCTTCTGCGCGCGCCCCTCGGTGATCAGCGCCAGCGTCTCGGCCGACATCCGCACCGCGCCCCGCGCAACGGCCAGCCGCGCGGTGACGGGCTTGTCCGACACATCGACCATCTGGGCGCGGCCCTGCGCGTCGAAATGCGTCAGCATCACGCGCCCCCTTCGGCCGTCAGGGGCCGCGCCAGGATCGCGCGGGTCGCGGCCTCGACATCCGGCTGACGCATCAGCGCCTCGCCGATCAGGAAGCAGCGCGCGCCGTACTGGGCAAGATCGGCAAGGTCCGCGGGCGAGAACAGGCCCGATTCTGCCACGATCAACCGATCCTCGGGCACCAGCCGCGCAAGCGTGCGGGTGGTTGCCAGATCCACATCGAAGCTGTGCAGGTTGCGGTTGTTGATGCCGATCATGCCCGACGACAGCAGTTGCGCCCGGTCGAGTTCGGCGCGGTCATGCACCTCGACCAGCACGTCCATCCCCAGGGCCTGCGCCGCCGACTCAAGCTCGGCCGCCTGGCCGTCGGAGACCGAGGCCATGATGATCAGGATGCAGTCGGCATGCAGCGCGCGGGCCTCGGTGACCTGCCAGGGATCGTAAAGGAAATCCTTGCGCAGGCAGGGCAGTTTCGTGGCCCGATGCGCCTCGGTCAGGAAGCTGTCGTCGCCCTGGAAGCTCGGTCCGTCGGTCAGCACCGACAGGCAGGTCGCCCCCCCGGCCTCATAGGCCCGGGCCAGTGCGGGCGGGTCGAAATCGGCGCGGATCAGCCCCTTCGACGGGCTGGCCTTCTTGATTTCCGCAATCAGGCCATAGCCCTGCGCGGCCGCCCGGCGCAGCGCGGCCTCGAATCCACGGGGCGCGGGGGCGTTGGCTGCGGCCTCCTCCAGTTCGGCAAGCGGGCGCGCCGCCTTGCGCGCGGCCACTTCCTCCAGCTTGTAGGTCCTGATGCGGTCGAGGATGGTGGTCATGCGCGGCCCTCCTGCTGCCCTTGCTAGCGCGGGGGGCGCCGGGATGAAAGGGTGTCAGGCGGACCAGTCCACCGGAACCTCGCCCCTGTCGGCCAGCCAGCGGTTCACCCGGCTGAACGGGCGGTGCCCGAAGAACCCGCGATGCGCCGACAGCGGCGAGGGATGGGGCGCCGTGATCACCAGGTGGCGCGCAGGGTCTGCCAACGCACGGGCCGACCTCTGTGCGGGTCCGCCCCAGAGCATGAATGCCAGCGGCCGCCGCTCTGCCACATGCGCCAGAACCTGGGGTATCAGGCCATTCCATCCCCACCCGGCATGACCCCCCGCCCGGCCGATCGGCACCGTCAGCGCGGTGTTGAGCAGAAGCACCCCCTGCGACGCCCAGCCCGCAAGGTCGCCATCGCGCCGCGCAATGCCCAGATCCCCCCGCAGTTCCGCCAGGATGTTCGCCAGCGAATGCCGGGGCGGGGCGCCGGGCGGAAAGCCGAAGGCCAGGCCGGTGGCCCGGCCGGGCGTGTGATAGGGGTCCTGCCCCAGGATCACCGCGCGCACCCGGTCCGGTGGTGTCAGCGCAAGGGCGCGGAAGATCGCATCGGGCGCAGGGGTCCAAGGGGCGGGCGCCGTCGCAAGGCGCTGCCAAAGCGCGGGCCAGGCGTCTTGGAAGAACGGAAGGTCGGCCCAGGCGCCGGGCGGGTCCGGGCGCGTCATGCCCGGGGCCCGGCCGTTTCGCCGCGATGCCCCATGCCGGACCGCGCCGCCGCGGAACCGTCGCGCCCGGCCGTCATCCGCCCTGCGTGATCCGCGCGAGTGCCGCGAGCCGCGCCTTGGCCGCGCCGGAGTCGATCGATTCCGCAGCCCGCGCGACGCCCTCGGGCAGGTCGCCCGCC
Encoded here:
- a CDS encoding molybdopterin molybdotransferase MoeA; this encodes MIPVDEAQARVLALSRRTEIERIPLARAAGRWLAAPVSATRDQPPFAASAMDGYAVSGPVAPGATFRVVGRAAAGRRWDGRLAPGQAIRLFTGSPVPEGTTAVLIQEDAEVAGDTVTARANHDGARHIRARGQDFTEGFTVEPRRLRPLDLGLLAAMNLAEVPVARRPVVALIATGDELVMPGEVPHDDQIVASNTFALKAMAEAEGAVVRMLPVARDDPALLAAVFDLAAGADLVVTTGGASVGDHDLVAGVAQSAGMEVSFHKVAMRPGKPLMAGRMGGAAMLGLPGNPVSAIVCGLLFLLPLIRSMQGDPAPLPRPQAARLLTDVGPTGPRTHYMRARIEPGDGLPGIAPDARQDSALLSVLAGADALLIRPAGDGPRLAGETVTFLPI
- the moaC gene encoding cyclic pyranopterin monophosphate synthase MoaC; protein product: MLTHFDAQGRAQMVDVSDKPVTARLAVARGAVRMSAETLALITEGRAQKGDVLAVARLAGIMAAKRTADLIPLCHPLPITKVALDLSPDPSLPGVQVEATVRTGGQTGVEMEALTAVSVACLTVYDMVKAVEKGMVIEGIRLVLKDGGKSGRFEAP
- the trpC gene encoding indole-3-glycerol phosphate synthase TrpC, which translates into the protein MTTILDRIRTYKLEEVAARKAARPLAELEEAAANAPAPRGFEAALRRAAAQGYGLIAEIKKASPSKGLIRADFDPPALARAYEAGGATCLSVLTDGPSFQGDDSFLTEAHRATKLPCLRKDFLYDPWQVTEARALHADCILIIMASVSDGQAAELESAAQALGMDVLVEVHDRAELDRAQLLSSGMIGINNRNLHSFDVDLATTRTLARLVPEDRLIVAESGLFSPADLADLAQYGARCFLIGEALMRQPDVEAATRAILARPLTAEGGA
- a CDS encoding uracil-DNA glycosylase; translated protein: MTRPDPPGAWADLPFFQDAWPALWQRLATAPAPWTPAPDAIFRALALTPPDRVRAVILGQDPYHTPGRATGLAFGFPPGAPPRHSLANILAELRGDLGIARRDGDLAGWASQGVLLLNTALTVPIGRAGGHAGWGWNGLIPQVLAHVAERRPLAFMLWGGPAQRSARALADPARHLVITAPHPSPLSAHRGFFGHRPFSRVNRWLADRGEVPVDWSA
- the lexA gene encoding transcriptional repressor LexA; amino-acid sequence: MLTRKQLELLDFIRQRMTAEGVPPSFDEMKDALDLRSKSGIHRLITALEERGFIRRLAHRARALEIVKLPEAMERPGFQPKAFPAPAFTPRVIDGDRPQTPRGAMPVQAVHATELPVMGRIAAGVPIEAIAEVSHHVAVPGSMLTGRGNHYALEVKGDSMIEAGINDGDIVVIREQSTAENGDIVVALIEDQEATLKRFRRRGGMIALEAANPAYETRVLPDHKVRVQGRLVGLIRSY